One region of Carya illinoinensis cultivar Pawnee chromosome 8, C.illinoinensisPawnee_v1, whole genome shotgun sequence genomic DNA includes:
- the LOC122318562 gene encoding pathogenesis-related thaumatin-like protein 3.5 isoform X2: MASFKLSIILLSLSLLHILSGVYSTTFTILNKCSYTVWPGILSGAGTPQLSTTGFALQPDESSTLDVPTSWSGRFWGRTRCAQDPTGKFSCVTGDCGSSTIECAGGGAAPPVTLAEFTLNGAGGLDFYDVSLVDGYNLAMTVVPQGGTGGNCRSTGCVADLNGACPTALKVMSGGEGGESVACKSACEAFGDPQYCCSGDYATPATCKPSSYSELFKAACPRAYSYAYDDGTSTFTCASADYVITFCPSPSASVKSANGEFPSALEVSAGTREASASFIGCFLAVMAVMAAAWTLAGH; this comes from the exons ATGGCCTCCTTCAAACTTTCTATCATTCTGCTCTCTTTGTCTCTGCTCCATATTCTATCAG GTGTGTATTCAACAACATTCACGATACTAAACAAGTGCAGCTACACAGTTTGGCCGGGCATTCTATCTGGCGCAGGGACGCCACAGCTCTCCACCACAGGCTTCGCCCTCCAACCCGACGAATCCAGCACACTCGATGTACCGACCTCGTGGTCAGGCCGTTTTTGGGGTCGAACACGTTGCGCTCAGGACCCCACGGGTAAATTCTCATGCGTCACGGGAGATTGCGGCTCCTCCACAATAGAATGTGCCGGTGGTGGAGCGGCGCCTCCAGTCACCTTGGCCGAGTTCACTCTGAATGGTGCCGGTGGGCTCGACTTCTACGACGTCAGCCTCGTGGACGGATACAACCTCGCCATGACGGTTGTGCCCCAGGGTGGAACCGGAGGAAACTGTAGGTCGACGGGGTGCGTGGCGGACCTGAACGGTGCGTGTCCGACGGCGCTGAAAGTGATGAGCGGCGGTGAGGGGGGCGAGAGCGTGGCGTGCAAGAGCGCATGCGAGGCGTTCGGGGACCCGCAGTACTGCTGCAGTGGGGACTACGCGACGCCAGCAACATGTAAGCCCAGTTCTTACTCGGAGTTGTTCAAGGCAGCGTGCCCCCGCGCTTACAGCTACGCCTACGACGATGGTACCAGCACCTTCACCTGCGCATCTGCGGATTACGTAATCACGTTCTGCCCTTCACCATCCGCCag TGTCAAGTCCGCGAATGGAGAATTTCCATCTGCTCTCGAAGTCTCAGCTGGCACACGTGAAGCATCGGCAAGTTTCATTGGCTGTTTCCTCGCAGTTATGGCGGTTATGGCTGCTGCTTGGACTCTGGCAGGACACTAA